From one Labeo rohita strain BAU-BD-2019 chromosome 8, IGBB_LRoh.1.0, whole genome shotgun sequence genomic stretch:
- the ampd2b gene encoding AMP deaminase 2 isoform X1, which translates to MSSKLPSGKPTSPFRKRGSLQYTASGVDLRVGRHLLTSQYSLPGNPVTKHGQIDLRTSMDGKYKEIAEELFSRSLAESEMRSAPYEFPEESPIEQLEERRHRLERQISQDIKFEPDILLRAKQDFMKTDSATDLEYMKEQSQAPKEPYPERELVPEREYQRVAISGEEKCGVPFTDLLDAAKCVVKALFIREKYISLSMQSFCRTTARYLQEELGGRPLDLSTYEEMPESSVSADKTVHPPVSETHPYEVLDPASMPPGLGYTCKMVDGVVHVYTHNSSELDLPYPDLQEYIADMNMMMALIINGPVKSFCYRRLQYLSSKFQMHILLNEMKELAAQKKVPHRDFYNIRKVDTHIHASSCMNQKHLLRFIKRAMKKYPGEIVHVEQGRGQTLSDVFESMNLTAFDLSVDTLDMHADRNTFHRFDKFNSKYNPIGESILREIFIKTDNHIEGKYFGHIIKEVMADLEESKYQNVELRLSIYGRSRDEWDKLAQWAVKHKVYSDNVRWLVQVPRLFDVYHTKKQLSNFQEMLENIFMPLFEVTVNPSSHPELHLFLQHVVGFDSVDDESKPEQHIFNLDSPKPVNWTEEDNPPYSYYLYYMYANMTVLNHLRRQRNLNSFVLRPHCGEAGPIHHLVSGFMLSENISHGLLLRKAPVLQYLYYLAQIGIAMSPLSNNSLFLSYHRNPLPEYLSRGLMVSLSTDDPLQFHFTKEPLMEEYSIAAQVWKLSSCDMCELARNSVLMSGFSHQVKSYWLGPHYIKEGQEGNDIRRTNVPDIRVAYRFETLCEELNLITQAVRSEELEMLEEQGSLCMGAGPARR; encoded by the exons TGGATCTCCGTGTTGGCCGACACCTCCTCACATCCCAGTATTCTTTGCCTGGCAACCCTGTAACCAAGCACGGCCAAATTGACCTGCGCACATCCATGGATGGCAAATACAAAGAGATTGCGGag GAGCTGTTCTCCCGCAGCCTGGCGGAGAGCGAGATGCGGAGCGCTCCATACGAGTTCCCTGAGGAGAGCCCTATTGAGCAGCTGGAGGAGAGGCGACACCGACTGGAGCGGCAAATCAGCCAGGATATCAA GTTTGAGCCTGATATCCTACTGCGAGCCAAACAGGACTTCATGAAAACTGACAGTGCAACAGATCTGGA GTATATGAAAGAACAAAGCCAGGCGCCCAAAGAACCCTATCCTGAAAGAGAGCTCGTCCCTGAGAGGGAGTATCAGAGAGTCGCGATCTCTGGAGAGGAGAAATGTGGG GTTCCATTTACTGATCTACTGGATGCTGCTAAATGTGTGGTCAAAGCTCTGTTCATCAGAGAGAAGTACATCTCTCTGTCCATGCAGAGCTTCTGCAGGACCACTGCACGTTACCTGCAGGAGGAGCTGGGTGGCCGACCTCTGGACCTCAGTACTTATGAGGAGATGCCGGAGTCCTCTGTATCTGCAG ATAAAACGGTTCACCCACCTGTGTCAGAAACCCACCCCTATGAGGTTCTTGACCCTGCCAGCATGCCCCCAGGTTTGGGCTACACTTGCAAGATGGTGGATGGGGTTGTTCATGTGTACACGCACAA TTCCTCAGAGTTGGACTTGCCGTACCCAGACCTGCAGGAATACATAGCTGATATGAACATGATGATGGCACTCATCATTAATGGCCCAGT GAAATCTTTCTGCTATCGCCGGCTGCAGTACCTCAGCTCCAAGTTCCAGATGCACATTCTGCTAAATGAGATGAAAGAGTTGGCAGCACAGAAGAAAGTCCCTCATCGTGATTTTTACAACATCAGAAAG GTGGACACACATATCCATGCTTCATCCTGTATGAATCAGAAGCACCTGCTGCGCTTCATTAAAAGAGCCATGAAGAAATATCCAGGTGAAATCGTCCATGTAGAACAAGGTCGAGGACAGACTCTATCAGATGTGTTTGAGAGCATGAACCTGACGGCCTTTGACCTCAGCGTGGACACTCTGGATATGCATGCG GATCGTAACACATTCCACCGTTTTGATAAATTCAATTCCAAATACAACCCCATTGGAGAGTCCATCCTCCGAGAAATCTTTATCAAGACTGACAACCATATTGAGGGGAAATACTTCGGACACATAATCAAG GAGGTGATGGCAGACCTGGAGGAGAGCAAATATCAGAATGTGGAGCTGCGTCTCTCCATCTACGGCCGCTCGCGAGATGAATGGGATAAACTGGCTCAGTGGGCCGTCAAACACAAAGTTTACTCAGATAACGTGCGCTGGCTGGTGCAGGTGCCCCGGTTATT CGATGTGTACCACACCAAAAAGCAGCTATCGAACTTCCAGGAGATGCTAGAGAACATTTTTATGCCTCTGTTTGAAGTCACTGTCAATCCCAGCAGCCACCCAGAGCTGCACCTCTTTCTGCAACAT GTTGTGGGGTTTGACAGTGTGGATGATGAGTCCAAACCTGAGCAACACATCTTTAACCTGGACAGCCCAAAACCTGTGAACTGGACGGAGGAGGACAATCCTCCATATTCTTATTATCTGTACTACATGTATGCAAATATGACTGTACTCAACCACCTGCGCAG GCAAAGAAACTTGAATTCGTTTGTATTACGTCCACACTGTGGAGAGGCAGGCCCTATTCACCACCTCGTGTCTGGATTTATGCTGTCAGAAAATATTTCCCATGGCCTGCTTCTGAGAAAA GCTCCTGTACTGCAGTATCTTTATTACCTGGCTCAGATCGGCATTGCCATGTCTCCACTCAGCAACAACAGTCTCTTTCTCAGTTACCATCGAAATCCGCTGCCTGAGTACCTGTCCAGAGGCCTCATGGTGTCTTTGTCCACTGATGACCCACTGCAGTTCCACTTCACAAAG GAGCCGCTGATGGAGGAGTACAGCATCGCTGCTCAGGTGTGGAAGCTGAGCTCATGTGACATGTGTGAGCTGGCCCGAAACAGTGTGCTCATGAGTGGATTTTCTCACCAG GTGAAAAGCTACTGGCTGGGGCCTCATTACATCAAAGAGGGGCAGGAGGGCAACGACATCAGACGCACTAATGTTCCAGACATCCGAGTGGCGTACCGCTTTGAGACGCTGTGTGAGGAGCTGAATCTGATCACCCAGGCCGTGCGGTCAGAGGAGCTGGAGATGCTTGAAGAGCAGGGGTCCCTGTGCATGGGTGCAGGGCCGGCCAGACGTTAG
- the ampd2b gene encoding AMP deaminase 2 isoform X2: MDGKYKEIAEELFSRSLAESEMRSAPYEFPEESPIEQLEERRHRLERQISQDIKFEPDILLRAKQDFMKTDSATDLEYMKEQSQAPKEPYPERELVPEREYQRVAISGEEKCGVPFTDLLDAAKCVVKALFIREKYISLSMQSFCRTTARYLQEELGGRPLDLSTYEEMPESSVSADKTVHPPVSETHPYEVLDPASMPPGLGYTCKMVDGVVHVYTHNSSELDLPYPDLQEYIADMNMMMALIINGPVKSFCYRRLQYLSSKFQMHILLNEMKELAAQKKVPHRDFYNIRKVDTHIHASSCMNQKHLLRFIKRAMKKYPGEIVHVEQGRGQTLSDVFESMNLTAFDLSVDTLDMHADRNTFHRFDKFNSKYNPIGESILREIFIKTDNHIEGKYFGHIIKEVMADLEESKYQNVELRLSIYGRSRDEWDKLAQWAVKHKVYSDNVRWLVQVPRLFDVYHTKKQLSNFQEMLENIFMPLFEVTVNPSSHPELHLFLQHVVGFDSVDDESKPEQHIFNLDSPKPVNWTEEDNPPYSYYLYYMYANMTVLNHLRRQRNLNSFVLRPHCGEAGPIHHLVSGFMLSENISHGLLLRKAPVLQYLYYLAQIGIAMSPLSNNSLFLSYHRNPLPEYLSRGLMVSLSTDDPLQFHFTKEPLMEEYSIAAQVWKLSSCDMCELARNSVLMSGFSHQVKSYWLGPHYIKEGQEGNDIRRTNVPDIRVAYRFETLCEELNLITQAVRSEELEMLEEQGSLCMGAGPARR; the protein is encoded by the exons ATGGATGGCAAATACAAAGAGATTGCGGag GAGCTGTTCTCCCGCAGCCTGGCGGAGAGCGAGATGCGGAGCGCTCCATACGAGTTCCCTGAGGAGAGCCCTATTGAGCAGCTGGAGGAGAGGCGACACCGACTGGAGCGGCAAATCAGCCAGGATATCAA GTTTGAGCCTGATATCCTACTGCGAGCCAAACAGGACTTCATGAAAACTGACAGTGCAACAGATCTGGA GTATATGAAAGAACAAAGCCAGGCGCCCAAAGAACCCTATCCTGAAAGAGAGCTCGTCCCTGAGAGGGAGTATCAGAGAGTCGCGATCTCTGGAGAGGAGAAATGTGGG GTTCCATTTACTGATCTACTGGATGCTGCTAAATGTGTGGTCAAAGCTCTGTTCATCAGAGAGAAGTACATCTCTCTGTCCATGCAGAGCTTCTGCAGGACCACTGCACGTTACCTGCAGGAGGAGCTGGGTGGCCGACCTCTGGACCTCAGTACTTATGAGGAGATGCCGGAGTCCTCTGTATCTGCAG ATAAAACGGTTCACCCACCTGTGTCAGAAACCCACCCCTATGAGGTTCTTGACCCTGCCAGCATGCCCCCAGGTTTGGGCTACACTTGCAAGATGGTGGATGGGGTTGTTCATGTGTACACGCACAA TTCCTCAGAGTTGGACTTGCCGTACCCAGACCTGCAGGAATACATAGCTGATATGAACATGATGATGGCACTCATCATTAATGGCCCAGT GAAATCTTTCTGCTATCGCCGGCTGCAGTACCTCAGCTCCAAGTTCCAGATGCACATTCTGCTAAATGAGATGAAAGAGTTGGCAGCACAGAAGAAAGTCCCTCATCGTGATTTTTACAACATCAGAAAG GTGGACACACATATCCATGCTTCATCCTGTATGAATCAGAAGCACCTGCTGCGCTTCATTAAAAGAGCCATGAAGAAATATCCAGGTGAAATCGTCCATGTAGAACAAGGTCGAGGACAGACTCTATCAGATGTGTTTGAGAGCATGAACCTGACGGCCTTTGACCTCAGCGTGGACACTCTGGATATGCATGCG GATCGTAACACATTCCACCGTTTTGATAAATTCAATTCCAAATACAACCCCATTGGAGAGTCCATCCTCCGAGAAATCTTTATCAAGACTGACAACCATATTGAGGGGAAATACTTCGGACACATAATCAAG GAGGTGATGGCAGACCTGGAGGAGAGCAAATATCAGAATGTGGAGCTGCGTCTCTCCATCTACGGCCGCTCGCGAGATGAATGGGATAAACTGGCTCAGTGGGCCGTCAAACACAAAGTTTACTCAGATAACGTGCGCTGGCTGGTGCAGGTGCCCCGGTTATT CGATGTGTACCACACCAAAAAGCAGCTATCGAACTTCCAGGAGATGCTAGAGAACATTTTTATGCCTCTGTTTGAAGTCACTGTCAATCCCAGCAGCCACCCAGAGCTGCACCTCTTTCTGCAACAT GTTGTGGGGTTTGACAGTGTGGATGATGAGTCCAAACCTGAGCAACACATCTTTAACCTGGACAGCCCAAAACCTGTGAACTGGACGGAGGAGGACAATCCTCCATATTCTTATTATCTGTACTACATGTATGCAAATATGACTGTACTCAACCACCTGCGCAG GCAAAGAAACTTGAATTCGTTTGTATTACGTCCACACTGTGGAGAGGCAGGCCCTATTCACCACCTCGTGTCTGGATTTATGCTGTCAGAAAATATTTCCCATGGCCTGCTTCTGAGAAAA GCTCCTGTACTGCAGTATCTTTATTACCTGGCTCAGATCGGCATTGCCATGTCTCCACTCAGCAACAACAGTCTCTTTCTCAGTTACCATCGAAATCCGCTGCCTGAGTACCTGTCCAGAGGCCTCATGGTGTCTTTGTCCACTGATGACCCACTGCAGTTCCACTTCACAAAG GAGCCGCTGATGGAGGAGTACAGCATCGCTGCTCAGGTGTGGAAGCTGAGCTCATGTGACATGTGTGAGCTGGCCCGAAACAGTGTGCTCATGAGTGGATTTTCTCACCAG GTGAAAAGCTACTGGCTGGGGCCTCATTACATCAAAGAGGGGCAGGAGGGCAACGACATCAGACGCACTAATGTTCCAGACATCCGAGTGGCGTACCGCTTTGAGACGCTGTGTGAGGAGCTGAATCTGATCACCCAGGCCGTGCGGTCAGAGGAGCTGGAGATGCTTGAAGAGCAGGGGTCCCTGTGCATGGGTGCAGGGCCGGCCAGACGTTAG
- the ampd2b gene encoding AMP deaminase 2 isoform X3, which yields MCQGYLNERGMTVASPDSWQEPGRGGRGEWMLRLHQLCLLYVLDLRVGRHLLTSQYSLPGNPVTKHGQIDLRTSMDGKYKEIAEELFSRSLAESEMRSAPYEFPEESPIEQLEERRHRLERQISQDIKFEPDILLRAKQDFMKTDSATDLEYMKEQSQAPKEPYPERELVPEREYQRVAISGEEKCGVPFTDLLDAAKCVVKALFIREKYISLSMQSFCRTTARYLQEELGGRPLDLSTYEEMPESSVSADKTVHPPVSETHPYEVLDPASMPPGLGYTCKMVDGVVHVYTHNSSELDLPYPDLQEYIADMNMMMALIINGPVKSFCYRRLQYLSSKFQMHILLNEMKELAAQKKVPHRDFYNIRKVDTHIHASSCMNQKHLLRFIKRAMKKYPGEIVHVEQGRGQTLSDVFESMNLTAFDLSVDTLDMHADRNTFHRFDKFNSKYNPIGESILREIFIKTDNHIEGKYFGHIIKEVMADLEESKYQNVELRLSIYGRSRDEWDKLAQWAVKHKVYSDNVRWLVQVPRLFDVYHTKKQLSNFQEMLENIFMPLFEVTVNPSSHPELHLFLQHVVGFDSVDDESKPEQHIFNLDSPKPVNWTEEDNPPYSYYLYYMYANMTVLNHLRRQRNLNSFVLRPHCGEAGPIHHLVSGFMLSENISHGLLLRKAPVLQYLYYLAQIGIAMSPLSNNSLFLSYHRNPLPEYLSRGLMVSLSTDDPLQFHFTKEPLMEEYSIAAQVWKLSSCDMCELARNSVLMSGFSHQVKSYWLGPHYIKEGQEGNDIRRTNVPDIRVAYRFETLCEELNLITQAVRSEELEMLEEQGSLCMGAGPARR from the exons TGGATCTCCGTGTTGGCCGACACCTCCTCACATCCCAGTATTCTTTGCCTGGCAACCCTGTAACCAAGCACGGCCAAATTGACCTGCGCACATCCATGGATGGCAAATACAAAGAGATTGCGGag GAGCTGTTCTCCCGCAGCCTGGCGGAGAGCGAGATGCGGAGCGCTCCATACGAGTTCCCTGAGGAGAGCCCTATTGAGCAGCTGGAGGAGAGGCGACACCGACTGGAGCGGCAAATCAGCCAGGATATCAA GTTTGAGCCTGATATCCTACTGCGAGCCAAACAGGACTTCATGAAAACTGACAGTGCAACAGATCTGGA GTATATGAAAGAACAAAGCCAGGCGCCCAAAGAACCCTATCCTGAAAGAGAGCTCGTCCCTGAGAGGGAGTATCAGAGAGTCGCGATCTCTGGAGAGGAGAAATGTGGG GTTCCATTTACTGATCTACTGGATGCTGCTAAATGTGTGGTCAAAGCTCTGTTCATCAGAGAGAAGTACATCTCTCTGTCCATGCAGAGCTTCTGCAGGACCACTGCACGTTACCTGCAGGAGGAGCTGGGTGGCCGACCTCTGGACCTCAGTACTTATGAGGAGATGCCGGAGTCCTCTGTATCTGCAG ATAAAACGGTTCACCCACCTGTGTCAGAAACCCACCCCTATGAGGTTCTTGACCCTGCCAGCATGCCCCCAGGTTTGGGCTACACTTGCAAGATGGTGGATGGGGTTGTTCATGTGTACACGCACAA TTCCTCAGAGTTGGACTTGCCGTACCCAGACCTGCAGGAATACATAGCTGATATGAACATGATGATGGCACTCATCATTAATGGCCCAGT GAAATCTTTCTGCTATCGCCGGCTGCAGTACCTCAGCTCCAAGTTCCAGATGCACATTCTGCTAAATGAGATGAAAGAGTTGGCAGCACAGAAGAAAGTCCCTCATCGTGATTTTTACAACATCAGAAAG GTGGACACACATATCCATGCTTCATCCTGTATGAATCAGAAGCACCTGCTGCGCTTCATTAAAAGAGCCATGAAGAAATATCCAGGTGAAATCGTCCATGTAGAACAAGGTCGAGGACAGACTCTATCAGATGTGTTTGAGAGCATGAACCTGACGGCCTTTGACCTCAGCGTGGACACTCTGGATATGCATGCG GATCGTAACACATTCCACCGTTTTGATAAATTCAATTCCAAATACAACCCCATTGGAGAGTCCATCCTCCGAGAAATCTTTATCAAGACTGACAACCATATTGAGGGGAAATACTTCGGACACATAATCAAG GAGGTGATGGCAGACCTGGAGGAGAGCAAATATCAGAATGTGGAGCTGCGTCTCTCCATCTACGGCCGCTCGCGAGATGAATGGGATAAACTGGCTCAGTGGGCCGTCAAACACAAAGTTTACTCAGATAACGTGCGCTGGCTGGTGCAGGTGCCCCGGTTATT CGATGTGTACCACACCAAAAAGCAGCTATCGAACTTCCAGGAGATGCTAGAGAACATTTTTATGCCTCTGTTTGAAGTCACTGTCAATCCCAGCAGCCACCCAGAGCTGCACCTCTTTCTGCAACAT GTTGTGGGGTTTGACAGTGTGGATGATGAGTCCAAACCTGAGCAACACATCTTTAACCTGGACAGCCCAAAACCTGTGAACTGGACGGAGGAGGACAATCCTCCATATTCTTATTATCTGTACTACATGTATGCAAATATGACTGTACTCAACCACCTGCGCAG GCAAAGAAACTTGAATTCGTTTGTATTACGTCCACACTGTGGAGAGGCAGGCCCTATTCACCACCTCGTGTCTGGATTTATGCTGTCAGAAAATATTTCCCATGGCCTGCTTCTGAGAAAA GCTCCTGTACTGCAGTATCTTTATTACCTGGCTCAGATCGGCATTGCCATGTCTCCACTCAGCAACAACAGTCTCTTTCTCAGTTACCATCGAAATCCGCTGCCTGAGTACCTGTCCAGAGGCCTCATGGTGTCTTTGTCCACTGATGACCCACTGCAGTTCCACTTCACAAAG GAGCCGCTGATGGAGGAGTACAGCATCGCTGCTCAGGTGTGGAAGCTGAGCTCATGTGACATGTGTGAGCTGGCCCGAAACAGTGTGCTCATGAGTGGATTTTCTCACCAG GTGAAAAGCTACTGGCTGGGGCCTCATTACATCAAAGAGGGGCAGGAGGGCAACGACATCAGACGCACTAATGTTCCAGACATCCGAGTGGCGTACCGCTTTGAGACGCTGTGTGAGGAGCTGAATCTGATCACCCAGGCCGTGCGGTCAGAGGAGCTGGAGATGCTTGAAGAGCAGGGGTCCCTGTGCATGGGTGCAGGGCCGGCCAGACGTTAG